A section of the Verrucomicrobiota bacterium genome encodes:
- a CDS encoding histidine phosphatase family protein — protein sequence MKTVFLVQHSQSHHHVDRQARLWPDVRNGLTELGQRQAQCLAKRLRGELDGQSCHVYTSPMRRAAETAEIISNELGVTPETAYDLHEYLGRFALERTEDGEERPVDESNWSLFDWRPFPEAETWREFYTRVAAAMDGVAARHSDDELTIFCVHGGTLSNIVVWWLGIPLDVLPERTCFAASPGSVSMLSRNQHGNPRIRTLNDRAHLAAFR from the coding sequence TTGAAGACCGTGTTCCTGGTGCAACATAGCCAGTCCCATCATCACGTCGATCGTCAAGCGCGGCTATGGCCCGACGTCCGCAATGGGTTGACCGAACTGGGCCAACGCCAAGCGCAGTGCCTGGCGAAACGATTGCGCGGCGAGCTCGATGGGCAGTCCTGTCACGTCTACACCAGTCCAATGAGACGTGCCGCGGAAACCGCGGAGATCATCAGCAACGAACTTGGCGTCACCCCCGAGACCGCGTACGACCTTCACGAATACCTCGGCCGCTTCGCGCTGGAACGAACAGAGGACGGCGAGGAACGGCCCGTCGACGAGTCGAACTGGTCGCTCTTCGACTGGCGTCCCTTCCCGGAAGCCGAGACGTGGCGCGAGTTCTACACGCGCGTGGCAGCGGCGATGGACGGCGTAGCCGCGCGGCACTCGGACGACGAGCTGACCATCTTCTGTGTCCACGGAGGGACTCTGAGCAACATCGTGGTCTGGTGGCTCGGGATTCCTCTCGACGTACTGCCGGAGCGAACGTGTTTCGCGGCCTCTCCGGGAAGCGTGTCGATGCTCAGCAGGAACCAGCATGGCAACCCCCGTATCAGGACCCTGAACGATCGCGCGCACTTGGCTGCCTTCCGTTGA
- a CDS encoding GNAT family N-acetyltransferase, which yields MKTRHATVHDVPAIQRLYRELDRYHAELLPAFFRALTEDARPDSLVRDRIENPDADYLLAEDDGQIIGCLDIRKADHPRYPMFRRHEFALIDNVVVEKSHRGGGIGTQLFNAAVAWTRERGLDHIQTTVWSANTQTREFYRRQGFAPLTERLELDLRESKTLPTDADNADKPRS from the coding sequence ATGAAGACCCGACACGCCACAGTCCATGATGTCCCGGCGATCCAACGTCTGTACCGGGAATTGGACCGCTATCACGCCGAGCTGTTGCCGGCTTTCTTCCGAGCGTTGACCGAAGATGCCCGGCCTGACTCGCTCGTTCGAGATCGGATCGAAAACCCCGATGCGGATTACTTGCTTGCGGAAGACGATGGACAAATCATTGGATGCTTGGATATCCGGAAAGCGGATCATCCACGGTATCCGATGTTCCGGCGTCATGAGTTCGCGCTGATCGACAACGTTGTCGTGGAGAAATCGCACAGGGGCGGTGGCATCGGCACGCAGTTGTTCAATGCCGCCGTCGCCTGGACACGGGAGCGTGGTCTCGATCATATTCAGACCACGGTCTGGTCGGCCAATACACAGACGAGGGAGTTCTACCGCCGTCAAGGATTCGCACCGTTGACCGAGCGGCTGGAACTCGACTTGAGAGAAAGCAAGACGCTGCCGACCGATGCGGACAACGCAGACAAGCCGCGCAGCTGA
- a CDS encoding aminoglycoside phosphotransferase family protein, whose amino-acid sequence MTRAQASTLLGHWLGRETDCREVEPLHGGICSAVFRLQFETPPYVSVVKLQADNEDDPLPRECRKLEHLHQHTAVPCPRVYLQDTSRTIIPYSFLLMECLAGTNLEAVHLSASSRRTVERELAETLLELHSHTAEVFHETGQSEGVRQWANVFLPTLDENRRDMDSLLSDALLRKLDTVLPLAETAFRNQGAPTLIHNDVWAGNIIVDERANGWHLSGLIDPVGLQYADVEKELAYLEVFNTVGDEFFRTYTAARPLRTGYEHRKLFYWLDTCMTHVWLGFGPEFHDRIAKTCADILAAY is encoded by the coding sequence TTGACACGGGCACAGGCGTCGACACTGCTCGGCCATTGGCTTGGAAGAGAGACCGACTGCCGGGAGGTTGAGCCCCTGCACGGCGGCATCTGCAGCGCCGTCTTCCGCCTGCAGTTCGAGACGCCTCCCTACGTAAGCGTGGTCAAGTTGCAGGCCGACAACGAAGATGATCCCCTGCCTCGTGAGTGCCGGAAACTCGAGCACCTGCACCAGCACACGGCCGTGCCGTGTCCGCGCGTCTACCTTCAGGACACCTCCCGCACGATCATCCCCTACTCCTTTCTTCTGATGGAATGCCTGGCTGGCACGAATCTCGAGGCCGTCCACCTCTCAGCCTCGTCACGGAGGACCGTAGAGAGAGAATTGGCGGAAACGCTGCTCGAGCTGCATTCACACACGGCGGAGGTATTCCACGAGACCGGGCAGTCCGAAGGCGTTCGCCAGTGGGCGAACGTGTTCCTGCCCACTCTCGACGAGAACCGCCGGGACATGGACAGCCTGCTTTCGGACGCGCTCCTTCGGAAGCTCGACACCGTTCTGCCGCTCGCTGAGACCGCGTTCCGGAACCAGGGCGCGCCCACACTCATCCACAACGACGTCTGGGCGGGAAACATCATCGTCGACGAGCGGGCGAACGGATGGCACCTGAGCGGTCTAATCGACCCGGTCGGCCTGCAGTACGCCGACGTGGAGAAGGAGCTGGCCTACCTCGAAGTGTTCAACACGGTAGGCGATGAGTTCTTCCGAACCTACACGGCGGCCAGACCTCTCCGGACGGGCTACGAGCACCGCAAGCTGTTCTACTGGCTCGACACGTGCATGACGCATGTCTGGCTCGGTTTCGGCCCCGAGTTCCACGATCGGATAGCCAAAACATGCGCCGACATCCTGGCCGCATACTGA
- a CDS encoding GNAT family N-acetyltransferase translates to MDRITLREARPDDGEFAYRVKKAAFREYVEKVWGWDEEEQRRLHEQRFESQDVRIVNVAGTDVGVMAVVTTSDCIAVNQIFLLPEHQHKGIGRRCMALVMEEARQLGVPIRLRVLKVNARAQAFFERLGFARTGETDTHLLFEKRDERP, encoded by the coding sequence ATGGACCGCATCACGTTGAGAGAGGCGCGCCCGGATGATGGCGAGTTCGCCTACCGCGTGAAGAAAGCGGCGTTCCGGGAGTACGTGGAGAAGGTCTGGGGCTGGGATGAAGAGGAGCAGCGGCGGCTCCATGAGCAGCGATTCGAGTCGCAGGATGTTCGGATCGTCAACGTGGCCGGAACGGACGTCGGAGTCATGGCCGTGGTCACGACTTCTGACTGCATCGCGGTGAATCAGATCTTTCTCTTGCCCGAGCACCAGCACAAGGGCATCGGCCGCCGATGCATGGCGCTCGTCATGGAAGAGGCGCGTCAACTCGGGGTGCCCATCCGCCTTCGGGTGCTGAAGGTCAACGCTCGGGCCCAGGCGTTCTTCGAACGACTCGGCTTCGCGCGCACGGGTGAAACCGATACGCATCTGCTGTTCGAGAAGCGTGATGAGCGTCCCTGA
- a CDS encoding citrate (Si)-synthase, with amino-acid sequence MATLQEILARQIPALRDEIKELVKTDGHRVISEVTVKQAYGGMRGVKGLVCDTSFVDPQEGLIIRDYPLLEIQDLTPEEGFFLLLTGERPDKDAVQALQDDFDKRAGVPDYVWKVLEAMPEDSHPMCMFDTGILVMQRESVFAKAYAEGIRKSEYWQPVLEDALTLLARLPELAAGVYRLRYKKGPRIAHTPGLDWGANCAKMLGVTDDPTFAELIRLYLLFHNDHEGGNVSSFSCHTVASALSDAYYSVSAGLNGLAGPLHGLANQNCLKWVLALMEEFGDMPTKEQLARKTQALVDAGQVIPGYGHAVLRATDPRFTGLLEFGKKHFPDDPVFRIVALLFEVVPPILGEIKKISDPWPNVDASSGAVLYHYGMTEFEYYTVLFAVSRAQGMLAQMIVNRALASPITRPKSVTTDWIKNQVAAKA; translated from the coding sequence ATGGCAACTCTGCAGGAGATCCTTGCGCGCCAAATCCCCGCCCTGCGTGATGAGATCAAGGAACTGGTCAAGACCGACGGCCACCGGGTGATCTCCGAGGTCACGGTCAAACAGGCCTACGGCGGCATGCGGGGAGTCAAGGGGCTCGTATGCGACACCTCGTTCGTCGATCCCCAGGAAGGTCTTATCATCCGCGACTATCCGTTGCTCGAGATCCAGGATCTGACGCCCGAGGAAGGATTCTTCCTGCTGCTGACCGGAGAGAGGCCCGACAAGGACGCGGTTCAAGCGCTCCAAGACGACTTCGATAAGCGCGCGGGCGTGCCCGACTACGTCTGGAAGGTGCTCGAGGCGATGCCCGAGGACTCGCACCCGATGTGTATGTTCGACACGGGTATCCTGGTCATGCAACGCGAGAGCGTCTTCGCCAAGGCCTATGCCGAGGGCATCCGGAAAAGCGAGTACTGGCAGCCCGTGCTCGAGGACGCGCTGACCCTGCTCGCCCGGTTGCCCGAGCTGGCCGCCGGCGTCTACCGCCTGCGCTACAAGAAGGGACCGCGCATCGCGCACACTCCGGGCCTCGACTGGGGCGCCAACTGCGCGAAGATGCTCGGCGTGACCGACGATCCGACGTTCGCCGAGCTCATACGCCTCTACCTGCTGTTCCACAACGACCACGAGGGCGGGAACGTCTCGTCGTTCTCATGCCACACGGTGGCGAGCGCGCTCTCCGACGCCTACTACTCCGTCAGCGCCGGCCTCAATGGCCTGGCGGGCCCGCTCCACGGATTGGCGAACCAGAACTGCCTCAAATGGGTGCTCGCGCTCATGGAGGAGTTTGGCGACATGCCGACCAAGGAACAACTGGCAAGGAAAACGCAGGCCCTTGTCGACGCCGGCCAGGTCATCCCCGGCTATGGCCATGCCGTGCTGCGCGCCACCGACCCGCGGTTCACCGGGCTCCTCGAATTCGGCAAGAAGCACTTCCCCGACGACCCGGTGTTCAGGATCGTGGCGTTGCTCTTCGAGGTCGTGCCGCCGATCCTGGGAGAGATCAAGAAGATCTCGGACCCATGGCCCAACGTGGATGCCAGCTCGGGCGCGGTGCTCTATCACTACGGGATGACCGAGTTCGAGTACTACACCGTGCTGTTCGCCGTGAGCCGCGCCCAAGGCATGCTGGCGCAGATGATCGTCAATCGCGCGCTCGCCAGTCCGATCACCCGGCCAAAGTCCGTCACCACCGACTGGATCAAGAACCAGGTCGCAGCCAAGGCTTAG
- a CDS encoding 2-oxoacid:acceptor oxidoreductase family protein: MGPVTGNPKQHDDAPGLTDALGNTADVLASTRQYLRPFKKLPTVWCPGCGLGIIQGAIVRAVDELGLEKDNVMFVAGIGCTGRMPTYLDFNTLHVTHGRAIPAATGIKLANPELTVFVVMGDGDATAIGGNHLIHAARRNIDLNAIVVNNYIYGMTGGQYSPTTPVGSKASTAPYGGIEPPFDVSRLVTAAGASYVARTTAYHATKITQYVKEAVQNPGFSVVEVMSNCHTTYGRRNKLRNPIDLIRWLKDHAVEKKKWDSTEPAERPEGAFCVGVLHSEPRPDYVTLYNQIIERARNAEAETGTPPAPVEVPKPAPMAEPVAVRLSGSGGQGLILAGVIYGRAASVYDGRFAAQTQSYGPEARGGASKSDVIVHDRPIVYPEADEFDLMLCMTQEACNRYAPHLKPGGTLLVDSLYVTECPTEGACALPLTEIARNVVGRQVTANVVALGALSVLSPVVSEAALRAAVLDAAPKGTAELNTSAFNEGIKAARGLESGRRPR; the protein is encoded by the coding sequence ATGGGCCCGGTCACCGGTAATCCCAAACAACACGACGATGCCCCCGGCCTCACCGATGCGTTAGGCAACACCGCCGACGTCCTCGCCTCGACGCGCCAGTACCTGCGCCCGTTCAAGAAGCTGCCGACGGTGTGGTGCCCGGGCTGCGGGCTCGGCATCATCCAGGGCGCCATCGTGCGCGCAGTCGACGAGCTCGGCCTCGAGAAAGACAACGTGATGTTCGTCGCCGGCATCGGCTGTACGGGCCGGATGCCGACCTATCTGGACTTCAACACACTGCACGTTACCCATGGCCGCGCCATCCCGGCGGCCACGGGCATTAAGCTCGCCAACCCCGAGCTCACCGTTTTCGTCGTCATGGGCGACGGGGACGCGACGGCCATCGGCGGCAATCACCTCATCCACGCGGCGCGGCGCAACATCGACCTCAACGCTATCGTGGTCAACAACTACATCTACGGCATGACGGGCGGGCAGTACTCGCCCACGACGCCCGTGGGCTCCAAGGCCTCGACGGCCCCCTATGGCGGCATCGAGCCGCCGTTCGACGTCAGCCGCCTTGTCACCGCCGCCGGCGCCTCGTACGTCGCCCGCACCACGGCGTACCACGCCACGAAGATCACCCAGTACGTCAAGGAGGCCGTCCAGAACCCGGGCTTCTCGGTCGTCGAGGTGATGTCGAACTGCCACACCACTTACGGACGCCGCAACAAGCTGCGCAATCCGATCGACCTGATCCGCTGGCTCAAGGACCATGCCGTCGAGAAGAAGAAGTGGGACAGCACCGAACCCGCCGAACGCCCCGAGGGCGCCTTCTGCGTCGGCGTGCTCCACAGCGAACCGCGCCCCGACTACGTCACACTCTACAACCAGATCATCGAGCGCGCCCGCAACGCCGAGGCCGAGACGGGGACGCCCCCCGCCCCTGTCGAGGTGCCGAAGCCTGCGCCGATGGCCGAGCCGGTCGCCGTGCGCCTCAGCGGCAGCGGCGGCCAGGGCCTGATCCTCGCCGGCGTCATCTATGGCCGCGCCGCCTCGGTCTACGACGGCCGGTTCGCCGCACAGACCCAGAGCTACGGCCCTGAGGCCCGCGGCGGCGCGAGCAAATCCGACGTCATCGTCCACGACCGGCCCATCGTCTACCCCGAGGCTGACGAGTTCGACCTCATGCTCTGCATGACGCAGGAGGCGTGCAACCGCTACGCGCCGCATCTGAAGCCGGGCGGCACGCTGCTGGTCGATTCGCTCTACGTGACCGAGTGCCCCACCGAGGGCGCCTGCGCGCTGCCGCTCACCGAGATCGCCCGCAACGTGGTGGGCCGCCAAGTCACGGCGAATGTTGTCGCTCTGGGAGCCCTCTCCGTGCTATCACCCGTGGTGAGTGAGGCGGCGTTGCGTGCCGCTGTGCTCGATGCGGCGCCGAAAGGCACCGCCGAGCTCAATACCAGCGCGTTCAACGAAGGAATCAAGGCAGCCCGCGGCCTCGAGTCGGGTCGGCGCCCGAGATAG
- a CDS encoding 2-oxoacid:acceptor oxidoreductase subunit alpha — protein sequence MPSSSSRRRRKPPAPDPTQDRGRRFDAGGNATETAAQRESAGQRSAESTSIFVQGNAACARGALAAGLRFFAGYPITPSTEIAEIISEELPKRGGRFIQMEDEIASMAAIIGASMAGAKSMTATSGPGFSLMVENIGLAAMLEAPCVIVNVQRGGPSTGLPTKTHQADVMQARWGSHGDYPIIVLTAASVQDAFDLTITSFNLAEKYRTPVVLLLEEATGHMREKIEIPPPEAIALFERTAPSVPPGEYLPFDDRFGDVPPFAAYGTGYRYHATGLTHNRTGFPTEAFEEIDELLRRHARKISEDIAELRLVEHYKMDDAEIALVAYGSSARAAKGAVDLARAEGLKLGMIRLVILWPFPTAVIREAAAQAKHLIVPELNMGQMVREVERAASGHARVHSMTKVTSELWAPHEIVEKARALLGVNGGA from the coding sequence ATGCCATCCTCCTCGAGCCGAAGGCGAAGAAAGCCGCCGGCTCCTGACCCAACACAGGACAGAGGCCGCCGGTTCGACGCCGGCGGGAATGCCACGGAGACAGCCGCACAACGGGAGTCGGCGGGCCAAAGGTCCGCAGAGAGCACGTCTATATTCGTTCAGGGCAATGCGGCCTGTGCCCGTGGCGCGTTAGCCGCCGGGCTTCGGTTTTTCGCCGGCTACCCGATCACGCCCTCGACCGAGATTGCCGAGATCATCTCCGAAGAGCTGCCCAAGCGCGGCGGCCGCTTTATCCAGATGGAAGACGAGATCGCCTCGATGGCGGCCATCATCGGCGCCTCGATGGCGGGCGCCAAGAGCATGACGGCCACCAGCGGGCCGGGCTTCTCGCTCATGGTCGAGAACATCGGGCTGGCCGCCATGCTCGAGGCCCCGTGCGTCATCGTCAACGTCCAGCGCGGCGGTCCCTCGACCGGGCTGCCGACCAAGACGCACCAGGCCGACGTGATGCAGGCGCGCTGGGGCAGCCACGGCGATTACCCGATCATCGTGCTCACCGCCGCTTCGGTCCAGGACGCGTTCGATCTGACGATCACGTCCTTCAATCTCGCCGAGAAGTACCGCACGCCGGTGGTGCTGCTGCTCGAGGAGGCCACCGGCCACATGCGCGAGAAGATCGAGATCCCGCCGCCCGAGGCGATCGCGCTCTTCGAGCGCACGGCCCCGAGCGTGCCCCCCGGCGAGTATTTGCCGTTCGACGACCGGTTCGGCGACGTGCCGCCGTTCGCCGCCTACGGCACCGGCTACCGCTACCACGCCACCGGGCTGACGCACAACCGCACGGGCTTCCCGACCGAAGCTTTTGAGGAGATTGACGAGCTGCTGCGCCGCCACGCGCGCAAGATCAGCGAGGACATCGCCGAGCTGCGGCTTGTCGAACACTACAAGATGGACGACGCCGAGATCGCGCTGGTCGCGTACGGCTCGTCGGCGCGCGCCGCCAAGGGTGCCGTAGACTTGGCCCGCGCCGAGGGCCTCAAGCTCGGCATGATCCGGCTCGTCATCCTCTGGCCGTTCCCGACCGCCGTGATCCGCGAAGCCGCCGCGCAGGCCAAGCACCTCATCGTACCGGAGCTCAACATGGGCCAGATGGTGCGCGAGGTCGAACGCGCCGCTTCGGGCCATGCCCGCGTGCACTCAATGACCAAGGTGACCAGCGAACTGTGGGCGCCGCACGAGATCGTCGAGAAGGCCCGCGCACTTCTCGGCGTCAATGGGGGAGCGTGA
- a CDS encoding 4Fe-4S binding protein gives MSKRQDTSPGMPVMQRFPSLADMRTHPVDIYEPWCKRCQLCFELCPKSVFDVQPTGRVYVKSPEACIQCNICALHCPDYAILLEPKAKKAAGS, from the coding sequence GTGTCGAAGCGGCAGGACACCTCGCCGGGCATGCCCGTGATGCAGCGGTTCCCGAGTCTGGCCGACATGCGCACACACCCGGTGGACATCTACGAGCCGTGGTGCAAGCGCTGCCAACTCTGCTTCGAGCTCTGCCCCAAGAGCGTCTTCGACGTGCAGCCGACCGGGCGCGTCTACGTCAAATCGCCCGAGGCCTGCATCCAGTGCAACATCTGCGCGCTGCACTGCCCCGACTATGCCATCCTCCTCGAGCCGAAGGCGAAGAAAGCCGCCGGCTCCTGA
- a CDS encoding 4Fe-4S dicluster domain-containing protein — protein sequence MATRRRAERTGPRDKRRLRRTIQLVVLALFLVVLVNASTPMKFPLPVDTFLQLSPLNALVSSVAGRGLVHAWWLGLIVLALTLPLGRYFCGWVCPLGTTLDITDRLFRRARRRQRRELGRNLHHGKYLVLGVLIALAVFSVNLAGWFDPLSWVTRFYGLVVHPGAYWLARFLGVTRSGFLERYLFHPQLEPGTFAQPHFEYAATIALVFVGIVLLGLMRRRFYCRAICPLGALFAVCTRISPLRRKVSDACTECGRCVTDCKMGAIGPTGKGTRHGECILCLDCEAVCPTAAIAFDPAYVKRKQMALVSEALPTDFSRRELLAALVGGVAAAPLFRLAFAAEEPSTGEGMPANDPAARVIRPPGAVSERAFLAACVRCGACMKVCPINAIQPVLFQQGLESVWTPTIVPRIGYCQYQGDCRLCIQACPTRALGELTAEEKKRFVLGKARVDRNKCIPWRAWSIHGDAEHWSDAYNCGVCEEHCPSRSAADGGKAIRYDDVLGPEGHVFRRVYVEPEVCVGCGHCEHVCPVEGEAAIRVARTAQRGPSPKISGDVQAM from the coding sequence ATGGCGACACGACGACGCGCCGAACGCACCGGCCCGCGCGACAAGCGCCGGCTGCGGCGTACCATCCAACTCGTGGTGCTTGCGCTGTTCCTTGTCGTGCTCGTCAACGCGAGCACGCCGATGAAGTTCCCCCTGCCGGTCGACACCTTCCTCCAGCTCTCGCCGCTCAACGCACTGGTGAGCAGCGTCGCTGGACGAGGCCTTGTGCACGCCTGGTGGCTGGGGCTGATCGTGCTGGCGCTCACGCTCCCGCTGGGACGCTACTTCTGCGGCTGGGTGTGCCCACTGGGAACCACGCTCGACATCACCGACCGCCTCTTCCGGCGCGCGCGCCGCCGACAGCGTCGCGAGCTGGGCCGCAACCTGCATCACGGCAAGTACCTCGTGCTTGGTGTGCTCATTGCCCTGGCGGTGTTCTCGGTCAACCTGGCGGGCTGGTTCGACCCGTTGAGCTGGGTGACACGCTTCTACGGGCTGGTGGTCCACCCGGGCGCCTACTGGCTTGCGCGGTTCCTGGGCGTCACGAGATCGGGATTCCTGGAACGATACCTGTTTCATCCGCAGTTGGAGCCGGGCACGTTCGCGCAGCCGCACTTCGAGTATGCGGCGACCATCGCCTTGGTGTTCGTCGGCATCGTGCTGCTCGGGCTGATGCGCAGGCGGTTCTACTGCCGGGCAATCTGCCCGCTCGGGGCACTGTTCGCCGTCTGCACGAGGATCAGCCCGTTGCGGCGCAAAGTCAGCGATGCGTGCACCGAATGCGGGCGGTGCGTGACCGACTGTAAGATGGGCGCAATCGGCCCGACCGGCAAAGGCACGCGCCACGGCGAGTGCATTCTGTGTCTCGACTGCGAGGCTGTCTGCCCGACCGCGGCGATCGCGTTCGATCCGGCGTACGTCAAGCGAAAGCAGATGGCGCTCGTTTCAGAGGCGTTGCCGACGGATTTCTCGCGCCGCGAGCTGCTTGCGGCCCTCGTCGGCGGTGTCGCGGCGGCGCCGTTGTTCCGGCTCGCGTTTGCCGCCGAGGAGCCGTCGACGGGCGAGGGCATGCCGGCCAACGACCCGGCGGCGCGCGTGATTCGTCCGCCGGGCGCCGTGAGCGAACGGGCGTTCCTGGCCGCGTGTGTGCGCTGTGGCGCGTGCATGAAGGTCTGCCCCATCAACGCCATCCAGCCGGTGCTCTTTCAGCAGGGCCTCGAGTCGGTGTGGACGCCCACGATCGTGCCGCGTATCGGCTACTGCCAGTACCAGGGCGACTGCCGGTTGTGCATCCAGGCGTGCCCGACGCGCGCGCTCGGCGAGCTGACCGCCGAGGAGAAGAAACGCTTCGTCCTCGGCAAGGCACGCGTCGACCGCAATAAGTGCATCCCCTGGCGGGCGTGGTCCATCCACGGCGACGCGGAGCATTGGAGCGATGCGTACAACTGCGGCGTGTGCGAGGAGCACTGCCCGTCGCGGTCCGCCGCGGACGGCGGCAAAGCGATCCGCTACGATGACGTGCTTGGGCCCGAGGGCCACGTGTTCCGCCGCGTCTACGTCGAGCCGGAGGTCTGCGTCGGCTGCGGCCACTGCGAGCACGTCTGTCCCGTCGAGGGCGAGGCCGCCATCCGCGTCGCCCGCACCGCCCAGCGCGGGCCATCGCCGAAAATCTCGGGCGACGTGCAAGCCATGTAG